A genomic region of Kribbella sp. NBC_00382 contains the following coding sequences:
- the cydD gene encoding thiol reductant ABC exporter subunit CydD, protein MPAIDPRLLRYAKTTRIFLTLSVLIGVGQAAVILAQAWLLASIITDAFLHGAGLNDLDSRLILLAATLLGRAGLAWVAEVAAHHSSAAVKSELRMRLLHQVVRLGPRWLTGERSSELTTLATRGIDALDDYFSRYLPQLVLVCFVPLVVAGRMFAADWLSATIVVVTLPLIPIFMILVGLTTKQLMSRQWASLQLLAHHFLDVLAGLGTLKAFGRSRAQVATIEKLADKQRKATLASLRIAFLSSLVLELLATLSVALVAVSVGLRLVDGRLDLQTALLVLILAPEAYLPLRLLGAHYHASAEGLSAAEQVFTVLDHEVPEVGHVSADAGQTIEIEELVVAAADRDGPSIDGLSLTIPAGQVTGIVGPSGCGKSTLLAALLGFAELESGRIVAGGIDLATADPDQWRSQVAWLSQDPVLFAGTVFENIRLGRPYADDHTVRLAAHSARVDVPLEQVVGERGNGLSAGQRRRIALARALLLDAPLLLLDEPTEGVDPDTEHDLLSTLPAAFAGRTVVLVTHRTALLSLCDTVIDLNPAEVLA, encoded by the coding sequence ATGCCAGCCATCGATCCCCGTCTGCTGCGCTATGCGAAGACGACCCGGATCTTCCTCACCCTGTCGGTACTGATCGGCGTCGGCCAGGCTGCGGTGATCCTCGCCCAGGCCTGGTTGCTGGCGTCGATCATCACCGATGCCTTCCTCCACGGTGCCGGGCTGAACGACCTCGACAGCCGGCTGATCCTGCTCGCCGCCACGTTGCTCGGGCGAGCAGGTCTGGCGTGGGTCGCCGAGGTGGCGGCCCACCACTCGTCCGCTGCGGTGAAATCCGAGTTGCGGATGCGGCTGCTGCACCAGGTCGTGCGGTTGGGGCCACGCTGGTTGACCGGCGAACGCAGTAGCGAGCTGACCACCCTGGCGACCCGCGGGATCGATGCCCTCGACGACTACTTCTCCCGGTATCTCCCCCAGCTGGTGCTGGTGTGCTTCGTCCCGCTGGTGGTGGCCGGCCGGATGTTCGCGGCCGACTGGCTCAGCGCCACGATCGTCGTCGTCACGCTGCCGCTGATCCCGATCTTCATGATCCTGGTCGGGCTGACCACCAAGCAGCTGATGAGCAGGCAGTGGGCGTCACTCCAACTCCTCGCCCACCACTTCCTCGACGTACTGGCGGGGCTCGGCACCTTGAAGGCGTTCGGTCGCTCCCGGGCGCAGGTGGCGACGATCGAGAAGCTCGCCGACAAGCAGCGCAAGGCGACGCTGGCCTCCTTGCGGATCGCCTTCCTGTCCTCGCTGGTGCTCGAGCTCCTCGCGACGCTGTCTGTTGCTCTGGTCGCCGTCTCCGTGGGGTTGCGCCTCGTGGACGGCCGGCTCGACCTACAGACCGCGCTGCTCGTACTGATCCTGGCTCCGGAGGCCTACCTGCCGCTGCGACTGCTCGGCGCGCACTATCACGCCAGCGCCGAGGGCCTCAGTGCTGCCGAGCAGGTCTTCACGGTGCTCGATCATGAGGTCCCCGAGGTCGGCCACGTCTCTGCCGATGCCGGCCAGACCATCGAGATCGAGGAGCTCGTGGTCGCTGCCGCTGATCGCGATGGTCCCTCGATCGACGGACTTTCGCTGACGATTCCGGCCGGGCAGGTCACCGGGATCGTCGGGCCCAGCGGCTGTGGCAAGTCCACGCTGCTCGCCGCACTGCTGGGTTTCGCCGAACTCGAGTCCGGCCGGATCGTTGCTGGCGGCATCGACCTTGCGACGGCCGACCCTGATCAGTGGCGGTCCCAGGTCGCCTGGCTCAGCCAGGATCCGGTGCTGTTCGCCGGGACGGTCTTCGAGAACATCCGCCTCGGGCGTCCGTACGCCGACGACCACACCGTCCGGCTCGCTGCCCACTCGGCGCGGGTCGACGTACCGCTGGAGCAGGTGGTCGGTGAACGAGGCAACGGTCTGTCGGCCGGACAGCGGCGCCGGATCGCGCTGGCCAGGGCGCTGTTGCTCGACGCTCCCCTGCTGTTGCTCGACGAGCCCACCGAAGGCGTCGACCCCGACACCGAGCACGACCTGCTCAGTACTCTTCCGGCTGCCTTCGCCGGGCGCACCGTCGTACTGGTGACACATCGCACCGCGCTCCTGAGCCTCTGCGACACCGTGATCGACCTGAACCCCGCGGAGGTACTGGCATGA
- the cydC gene encoding thiol reductant ABC exporter subunit CydC has translation MNSLRWLLRIARPEAWRLVAAALLGSLALGCSIGLMATSGWLISRAAQQPPVLYLSVAIVAVRAFGIGRGALRYAERLVGHDAAFRVLARTRLQTWLDLDKAAPAGLGKLRSGDLLARVVGDVEAVQDLLVRALLPIAVALITGTATVVLLGVLLPAAGLVLLFGLLLAGVAAPAITLSVAGLAERRLAPARAALAEPVHDLLAGAAELIAYGAAGPALERIKVHDRRLTSLARRSAAGAGIGASVGAVALALTVVGELLVGIQAVREGRLPGVQLAVLALTPLAAFELTNSLPAAAKHLVRGLRAVDRLRALEELPHPSVAWGNKDVIGHTLAISRAEARWPGADQPTLQDISLSLTPGRRIAVIGESGAGKSTLIAALAGFLITDRGGVTYGGIPLTDLDENAFRRHVVVCAQDDHLFDTTIRNNLLVAKPGATDAQLMKALRQARLSTWVNRQPHGLDTTVGDRADQLSGGERQRLALARALLADPAVLLLDEPTAHLDDPTAADLTRDILTATRGRATLLVTHRLEGLAALDEVIVLSHGKVVRRGRPADVLGPIPA, from the coding sequence ATGAACTCGCTGCGCTGGCTACTCCGGATCGCACGTCCCGAAGCTTGGCGACTCGTCGCGGCCGCACTGCTGGGCTCGCTCGCCCTCGGCTGCTCCATCGGCCTGATGGCGACCTCCGGCTGGCTGATCTCGCGCGCGGCCCAGCAACCGCCAGTGCTCTATCTCAGCGTCGCGATCGTCGCTGTCCGCGCCTTCGGCATCGGCCGCGGCGCCCTCCGGTACGCCGAACGCCTGGTCGGCCACGACGCCGCCTTCCGTGTCCTCGCCCGGACCCGCCTGCAGACCTGGCTCGATCTCGACAAGGCAGCACCGGCCGGACTCGGCAAACTCCGTTCGGGTGACCTCCTGGCCCGCGTGGTCGGCGACGTCGAAGCAGTCCAGGACCTCCTGGTCCGCGCGCTCCTGCCGATCGCCGTCGCCCTGATCACCGGTACTGCGACAGTGGTCCTGCTCGGCGTCCTGCTTCCGGCCGCCGGCCTCGTACTCCTCTTCGGCCTGCTGCTCGCCGGTGTCGCCGCACCAGCCATCACGCTGTCGGTGGCTGGACTGGCCGAACGTCGACTGGCACCGGCCAGGGCGGCATTGGCCGAGCCGGTCCACGATCTGTTGGCCGGCGCTGCCGAGTTGATCGCCTACGGTGCGGCCGGGCCGGCTCTCGAGCGGATCAAGGTGCACGATCGGAGGCTGACGTCATTGGCCCGCCGGTCCGCTGCGGGTGCGGGCATCGGGGCCTCGGTCGGGGCTGTTGCGTTGGCGCTGACGGTGGTCGGTGAGCTGTTGGTCGGGATCCAGGCAGTTCGTGAGGGGCGGCTGCCCGGAGTACAGCTGGCTGTTCTTGCGCTGACTCCGCTGGCTGCCTTCGAATTGACCAACTCGCTACCGGCCGCTGCCAAGCATCTCGTCCGCGGACTCCGCGCCGTCGACCGGTTGCGCGCTCTCGAAGAGCTGCCGCACCCGTCCGTTGCCTGGGGCAACAAGGACGTCATCGGCCACACTCTCGCGATCTCGCGCGCCGAGGCCCGCTGGCCCGGCGCCGACCAGCCGACCCTGCAAGACATCAGCCTGAGCCTGACCCCGGGCCGCCGGATCGCCGTCATCGGTGAGAGCGGCGCCGGCAAGTCCACCCTGATCGCCGCCCTGGCAGGCTTCCTGATCACGGACCGAGGCGGCGTCACGTACGGCGGCATCCCGCTGACCGACCTCGACGAGAACGCCTTCCGCCGCCACGTCGTCGTCTGCGCCCAGGACGACCACCTCTTCGACACCACCATCCGCAACAACCTGCTCGTCGCCAAACCCGGCGCCACCGACGCCCAACTGATGAAGGCCCTTCGCCAGGCTCGCCTCTCCACCTGGGTCAACCGCCAACCGCACGGTCTCGACACCACCGTCGGCGACCGGGCCGATCAACTCTCCGGCGGCGAACGCCAACGCCTAGCCCTGGCCCGAGCCCTCCTCGCCGACCCAGCGGTCCTCCTCCTGGACGAACCCACCGCCCACCTGGACGACCCCACCGCCGCCGACCTCACTCGAGACATCCTCACCGCCACCCGCGGCCGCGCCACCCTGCTGGTCACCCACCGCCTCGAAGGCCTGGCCGCCCTCGACGAGGTCATCGTCCTCAGCCACGGAAAGGTCGTCCGCCGCGGCCGCCCGGCCGACGTACTGGGCCCGATCCCCGCCTGA
- a CDS encoding phosphoketolase family protein has protein sequence MEQVADKPLTSDEAAALDAYWRAANYLSVGQIYLLDNALLTRPLKAENVKPRLLGHWGTTPGLNMIYVHLNRLIRLRDLNMMYIIGPGHGGPAIAANTWLEGSYSETYPDVSRDEHGMNHLFRQFSFPGGIPSHVAPELPGSIHEGGELGYSLSHAYGAVLDNPELIVACVIGDGEAETGPLAASWHSNKFIDPRTDGAVLPILHLNGYKIANPAVLARIGDDELTSLLTGYGHRPYLVSGDNPELVHQQLAATLDRALDEIADIQREAKADPDAPRRSWPMIVLRTPKGWTGPHEVDGVLVEGTWRAHQVPLSGVRTSPEHLAILETWMRSYRPEELFDEEGRLVPQLLDLIPEGDRRMGSNPHANGGLLTRDLELPDLAAYAVDVPHPGSGPHEPTRMLGRYLRDVMRANESERNFRVVGPDETASNRLDALYEVTGKAWNAEVLPTDEHLAVDGRVMEILSEHTCQGWLEGYLLTGRHGWFSCYEAFVHIVDSMVNQHAKWLKVTSKLRWRRPIPSLNYLLTSHVWRQDHNGFSHQDPGFIDHVVNKKAEVVRVYLPPDTNTLLSTAKHCLASRDHINVIVAGKSPQEDWLDLDAAELHCARGLGVWNWASNDDGDPDVVMACAGDVPTLETLAAVSLLREHLPELRIRVVNIVDLMRLQPAGEHPHGLPDPEYDALFTTDKPVIFAYHGYPWLIHRLTYRRTGHDNLHVRGYKEEGTTTTPFDMVVRNDLDRFHLAMDVIDRVPGLAQRAVGFRQWLIDQRTRHHAFILEHGDDLPEIRDWHWPIQEGDLTPSPYGGL, from the coding sequence ATGGAACAGGTCGCGGACAAGCCGCTGACATCCGACGAGGCCGCCGCGCTGGACGCCTACTGGCGGGCAGCGAACTACCTGTCCGTCGGGCAGATCTATCTGCTGGACAACGCGTTGCTGACCAGGCCGCTCAAGGCCGAGAACGTCAAGCCGCGGCTGCTCGGGCACTGGGGAACCACGCCTGGCCTGAACATGATCTACGTCCACCTGAACCGCCTGATCAGGCTGCGCGACCTGAACATGATGTACATCATCGGCCCCGGCCACGGCGGGCCCGCGATCGCGGCGAACACCTGGCTCGAAGGCAGCTACAGCGAGACCTATCCCGACGTATCGCGCGACGAGCACGGGATGAACCACCTGTTCCGTCAGTTCTCCTTCCCCGGTGGGATCCCGAGCCATGTGGCTCCCGAGCTCCCCGGCTCGATCCACGAGGGCGGTGAGCTCGGCTACTCGCTCAGCCACGCGTACGGCGCCGTACTGGACAACCCGGAGCTGATCGTCGCCTGTGTCATCGGTGATGGCGAGGCGGAGACCGGTCCACTGGCCGCGTCGTGGCACTCCAACAAGTTCATCGACCCGCGTACCGACGGCGCGGTCCTGCCGATCCTGCACCTCAACGGCTACAAGATCGCCAACCCGGCCGTCCTCGCCCGCATCGGCGACGACGAGCTCACCAGCCTGCTCACCGGCTACGGCCATCGGCCCTATCTGGTGTCCGGCGACAACCCCGAACTCGTGCACCAGCAGCTCGCCGCCACCCTCGACCGGGCGCTCGACGAGATCGCGGACATTCAGCGCGAGGCCAAGGCCGATCCCGACGCGCCGCGCCGGAGCTGGCCGATGATCGTGCTCCGGACGCCGAAGGGCTGGACCGGACCGCATGAGGTCGACGGAGTCCTGGTCGAGGGCACGTGGCGGGCTCACCAGGTCCCGCTGTCCGGCGTACGGACGTCGCCGGAACACCTTGCCATCCTGGAGACCTGGATGCGCAGCTACCGGCCCGAGGAGCTGTTCGACGAGGAAGGCCGGCTGGTACCGCAGCTGCTGGACCTGATTCCCGAGGGCGACCGGCGGATGGGTTCGAACCCGCACGCCAACGGTGGACTGCTGACACGCGATCTGGAGCTTCCTGACCTGGCGGCGTACGCCGTCGACGTCCCGCACCCCGGCAGTGGGCCGCACGAGCCGACCCGGATGCTCGGCCGCTACCTGCGTGACGTGATGCGGGCCAACGAGTCCGAACGCAACTTCCGCGTCGTCGGGCCGGACGAGACCGCCTCCAACCGCCTCGATGCCCTGTACGAGGTCACCGGCAAGGCGTGGAACGCCGAGGTACTGCCGACCGACGAGCACCTCGCGGTCGATGGCCGGGTGATGGAGATCCTCAGCGAGCACACCTGTCAGGGCTGGCTCGAGGGCTATCTGCTCACTGGCCGGCACGGCTGGTTCTCTTGCTACGAAGCCTTTGTGCACATCGTCGACTCGATGGTCAACCAGCACGCCAAGTGGCTCAAGGTCACCAGCAAGCTGCGCTGGCGCCGGCCGATCCCATCGCTCAACTACCTGCTGACCTCACACGTCTGGCGGCAGGACCACAACGGCTTCTCCCACCAGGACCCCGGGTTCATCGATCACGTGGTCAACAAGAAGGCCGAAGTGGTCCGCGTGTACCTGCCGCCGGACACCAACACCCTGCTCTCGACGGCCAAGCACTGCCTGGCCAGCCGCGACCACATCAACGTGATCGTGGCCGGGAAGAGCCCGCAGGAGGACTGGCTGGACCTGGACGCGGCCGAGCTGCACTGCGCTCGCGGGCTGGGCGTGTGGAACTGGGCGAGCAACGACGACGGCGATCCCGATGTGGTGATGGCCTGCGCCGGCGACGTACCGACGCTGGAGACGCTCGCGGCGGTCAGCCTGCTGCGTGAACACTTGCCTGAGCTGCGGATCAGGGTCGTCAACATCGTCGACCTGATGCGCCTGCAGCCGGCCGGCGAGCACCCACACGGGCTGCCCGACCCGGAGTACGACGCGCTCTTCACCACCGACAAGCCGGTCATCTTCGCCTACCACGGCTATCCCTGGCTGATCCACCGCCTGACCTACCGGCGGACCGGGCACGACAACCTGCACGTCCGTGGGTACAAGGAAGAAGGGACGACCACCACCCCGTTCGACATGGTGGTCCGCAACGACCTCGACCGCTTCCACCTCGCGATGGACGTGATCGACCGGGTCCCCGGACTCGCACAGCGCGCCGTCGGATTCCGGCAGTGGCTGATCGACCAGCGGACCCGGCACCACGCCTTCATCCTCGAGCACGGCGACGACCTGCCCGAGATCCGCGACTGGCACTGGCCCATCCAGGAAGGAGACCTGACCCCAAGCCCGTACGGTGGGCTGTGA
- the ppk2 gene encoding polyphosphate kinase 2 — MAHGKRDKAQRMPKKVYERELLRLQAELVKLQEWVRVEGARVVVIFEGRDAAGKGSTIKRVSEYLNPRVARIAALPAPTERERTEWYFQRYIEHLPAAGELVLFDRSWYNRAGVERVMGFCTSREYTRFLHQTPIFERLLVEDGILLRKYWFSVSDNEQENRFRSRLEDPMRRWKLSPMDLESISRWEDYSRAKDEMFVHTDVPEAPWYVVESEDKRSARINMIAHLLSTIPYYEVQRPPLELPPRPPSKGYERTPREMQTHVPDHASTVAGH, encoded by the coding sequence ATGGCTCATGGCAAGCGCGACAAGGCTCAGCGGATGCCGAAGAAGGTCTACGAGCGGGAGTTGCTGCGGTTGCAGGCCGAGCTGGTCAAGTTGCAGGAGTGGGTCCGGGTCGAGGGCGCGCGGGTGGTGGTGATCTTCGAGGGGCGCGACGCGGCCGGCAAGGGCAGCACGATCAAGCGCGTCTCGGAGTACCTGAACCCCCGCGTCGCGCGGATCGCCGCCCTGCCGGCGCCGACCGAGCGGGAGCGCACGGAGTGGTACTTCCAGCGCTACATCGAGCATCTGCCCGCCGCCGGGGAGCTCGTCCTGTTCGACCGCAGCTGGTACAACCGGGCCGGCGTCGAGCGCGTGATGGGTTTCTGCACGAGCCGCGAATACACCCGCTTCCTGCACCAGACCCCGATCTTCGAGCGGCTCCTGGTCGAGGACGGCATCCTGCTGCGCAAGTACTGGTTCTCGGTCAGCGACAACGAGCAGGAGAACCGCTTCCGCAGCCGCCTCGAGGATCCGATGCGGCGCTGGAAGCTGTCCCCGATGGACCTGGAGTCGATCTCCCGCTGGGAGGACTACTCCCGCGCCAAGGACGAGATGTTCGTCCACACCGACGTACCGGAGGCGCCGTGGTACGTCGTCGAGAGCGAGGACAAGCGGTCCGCGCGGATCAACATGATCGCGCACCTGCTCTCGACCATCCCGTACTACGAAGTGCAACGCCCCCCACTGGAGCTGCCACCACGGCCGCCCTCCAAGGGATACGAACGGACCCCGCGGGAGATGCAGACCCACGTCCCGGACCACGCCTCGACGGTGGCCGGGCACTGA
- a CDS encoding PEP/pyruvate-binding domain-containing protein, which translates to MTENLYVVSCAGHPGFVTTPAAYREFLQAARLRPLIATQLRRLREGADLVAVGAFIRTAYFDAELPPELTESLLGAYRQLGRAGAELVVGAVTTDDQLDEFLTGPHEIFVGVTGEQALLAAVKRCWGSLFTDRAIVYREVRDIDHLTADIAVQVEPMTAWSATRPVLADASAS; encoded by the coding sequence ATGACCGAGAACCTGTACGTCGTCAGTTGCGCCGGCCACCCGGGATTCGTGACCACGCCCGCCGCCTACCGGGAGTTCCTCCAGGCGGCCCGGCTCCGGCCGCTCATCGCGACCCAGCTCCGGCGGCTCCGCGAAGGTGCGGATCTGGTTGCCGTGGGCGCCTTCATCCGTACCGCGTACTTCGACGCCGAACTGCCGCCCGAGCTGACCGAGTCGCTCCTGGGCGCCTACCGGCAGCTCGGCCGAGCCGGCGCCGAACTGGTGGTGGGAGCGGTGACCACGGACGACCAGCTCGACGAGTTCCTGACCGGACCGCACGAGATCTTCGTCGGCGTGACGGGGGAGCAGGCCCTGCTGGCGGCGGTCAAGCGCTGCTGGGGCTCACTGTTCACCGATCGGGCGATCGTCTATCGCGAGGTTCGCGACATCGACCACCTGACCGCCGATATCGCGGTCCAGGTCGAGCCGATGACGGCTTGGTCGGCGACCCGGCCGGTCCTCGCCGACGCGTCCGCGAGCTGA
- a CDS encoding flavodoxin domain-containing protein, translating into MSSKVLVTYASKMGATAGIAEAIGTVLRERGHLADVRDVTGVDSITEYDAVVLGSAIYIRRWRPDAVHFLRRYADELGDRHVWLFHSGPVGPDREQAQEMPANIHRLARRIGAAPATTFSGAILPATAKGFLARRLAGSSLAGDSRDWPRITAWAETIAASLTATEDPTRSHPRG; encoded by the coding sequence ATGTCCAGCAAGGTTCTGGTGACGTATGCCAGCAAGATGGGGGCGACCGCCGGGATCGCCGAGGCGATCGGCACCGTACTGCGCGAACGCGGGCACCTTGCCGACGTCCGCGACGTGACCGGGGTCGACTCCATCACGGAGTACGACGCCGTCGTCCTCGGCAGCGCGATCTACATCCGGCGGTGGCGGCCGGACGCCGTGCACTTCCTCCGCCGGTACGCCGATGAGCTCGGCGACCGGCATGTCTGGCTGTTCCACAGCGGCCCGGTCGGCCCTGACCGCGAGCAGGCCCAGGAGATGCCGGCCAACATCCACCGCCTCGCCCGCAGAATCGGCGCGGCCCCCGCCACCACCTTCTCGGGCGCCATCCTGCCCGCCACGGCCAAAGGCTTCCTCGCCCGCCGCCTCGCCGGCAGCAGCCTGGCAGGCGACTCCCGGGACTGGCCGCGGATCACCGCCTGGGCCGAAACCATCGCCGCTTCCCTCACCGCCACCGAAGACCCCACGCGGTCTCACCCCCGCGGCTGA
- a CDS encoding flavodoxin domain-containing protein, protein MSRKVLVAYATKMGATAGIAEAIGTELRSHGHQVDVREVGQISRISWYDAVVLGSAVYAHRWRPEAVTFLRHHTKELRDRQVWLFHSGPVGPASDQLQSMPRKVQRLARRIGATPAMTFAGKLTQETAEGFLATRMARTQLAGDFRDWDLISAWAKDIGAAISAIEVSTWHRPGDPASTQKSHT, encoded by the coding sequence ATGTCCAGAAAGGTACTCGTGGCCTACGCCACCAAGATGGGCGCGACCGCCGGCATCGCCGAGGCGATCGGCACTGAGCTCCGCAGCCACGGCCACCAGGTCGACGTCCGTGAGGTCGGGCAGATCAGCAGGATCAGCTGGTACGACGCGGTCGTCCTCGGCAGCGCCGTCTACGCCCACCGCTGGCGCCCGGAAGCCGTCACCTTCCTTCGCCACCACACCAAGGAGCTGCGCGACCGGCAGGTCTGGCTCTTCCACAGCGGCCCGGTCGGACCGGCCAGCGACCAGCTCCAGTCGATGCCGCGGAAGGTCCAGCGGCTGGCCCGCCGGATCGGCGCGACCCCGGCGATGACGTTCGCCGGCAAACTCACCCAGGAAACCGCCGAGGGCTTCCTCGCCACCCGGATGGCCCGCACCCAACTCGCCGGCGACTTCCGCGACTGGGACCTGATCTCCGCCTGGGCGAAGGACATCGGCGCCGCCATCTCCGCGATCGAGGTCAGCACCTGGCACCGCCCCGGGGATCCGGCCAGCACCCAGAAATCACACACCTGA
- a CDS encoding LacI family DNA-binding transcriptional regulator, giving the protein MVRAGTGQYGAQGRAPSMADVAAAAGVSHQTVSRVLNGSELVRAETRTRVLAAITELGYRRNNAARLLVTNRSRRIGMISAHLVLHGPSMIAVSVQDAGHKAGYDVSLVAVEDFTPESLRNALDRLLDEAVEAIVVAVAHREALEQVVSLEVPVPMIVVQGVSEGQRMAVGIDQEAGARIAVEHLLDLGHRHVAHVTGPLEWVEAGQRRTGWQRAHEDRHVLPGPELAGDWSPESGYQAGLRIAEDPDVTAVFVANDGMAMGLMYALHEKGRDIPGEISVVGFDNVPEARYLWPALTTVDQEFSLLGRRAVDLTLRALDGETDPSIRLIRPTLIDRDSTSAVGGRDV; this is encoded by the coding sequence ATGGTGAGAGCGGGCACGGGACAGTACGGGGCTCAGGGCCGGGCGCCGAGCATGGCGGATGTGGCTGCTGCGGCCGGTGTCTCGCACCAGACCGTATCCCGGGTGCTGAACGGCTCGGAGCTGGTCCGGGCCGAGACCCGGACCCGCGTACTGGCCGCGATCACCGAGCTGGGGTACCGGCGCAACAACGCGGCCCGGCTCCTGGTGACGAACAGGTCGCGCCGGATCGGGATGATCTCCGCCCACTTGGTGCTGCACGGACCGAGCATGATCGCGGTGTCGGTCCAGGACGCCGGCCACAAGGCGGGGTACGACGTGTCCCTGGTCGCCGTCGAGGACTTCACGCCGGAGTCGCTGCGCAACGCCCTTGACCGGCTGCTCGACGAGGCGGTCGAAGCGATCGTCGTGGCCGTCGCCCATCGCGAGGCGCTCGAGCAGGTGGTGTCGCTCGAGGTTCCCGTCCCGATGATCGTCGTCCAGGGAGTGAGCGAAGGACAGCGGATGGCGGTGGGCATCGACCAGGAAGCGGGGGCCCGGATCGCGGTCGAGCACCTGCTCGACCTCGGGCACCGGCACGTCGCCCATGTCACCGGCCCGCTGGAATGGGTAGAGGCCGGCCAGCGGCGGACCGGCTGGCAACGAGCGCATGAGGATCGCCATGTGCTGCCGGGGCCGGAGCTCGCCGGTGACTGGTCGCCGGAGAGCGGCTACCAGGCCGGCCTGCGGATCGCCGAGGATCCGGACGTGACAGCGGTCTTCGTGGCGAACGACGGGATGGCGATGGGGCTGATGTACGCCCTGCACGAGAAGGGGCGCGACATACCGGGCGAGATCAGCGTCGTCGGTTTCGACAACGTCCCCGAGGCGCGGTACCTCTGGCCGGCCCTGACGACGGTCGACCAGGAGTTCTCCCTGCTGGGGCGACGGGCCGTCGACCTGACGCTCAGAGCGCTGGACGGGGAGACCGATCCGTCGATCCGGCTGATTCGCCCCACCCTGATCGACCGCGACTCCACGTCAGCCGTCGGTGGGCGGGACGTCTGA
- the mmsB gene encoding multiple monosaccharide ABC transporter permease: MTSTKPSAPTEPVAAESAPSAALHVGTSDPRTLITRNLRQSGIYIAFVVIVALFAFLTDGVLLSPGNITNIVLQYSYILVLAIGMVILIIAGHIDLSVGSIVALTGGVSAVLVIQHGQPWWVGVVAAVAVGTAVGAWHGFWVAYVGMPAFIVTLAGMLLFRGLTLQVLDNVSLSPFPAEYQKVASGFLNGLLGGHGYDAFTLLVAAIAVAGYTVGVFRTRLARIRYEQPVESFPLFVTRVLAVAAVVMYFAWQLAHARGLPIVLIVLAVLVIIYGLMTKNTVLGRQVYAIGGNLSAAMLSGVKVRKVNFWIFVNMGFLAGVAGVIYSSRSNGAQPAAGNMFELDAIAAAFIGGAAVAGGVGTVVGAMVGGLIMAVMSNGMQLMGIDQSTQSVVKGLVLLLAVAFDIYNKRRAGAGR, encoded by the coding sequence ATGACAAGTACGAAACCATCCGCACCGACGGAGCCGGTCGCGGCGGAGAGCGCTCCGAGCGCCGCGCTGCACGTCGGTACCAGTGATCCGCGCACGCTGATCACCCGCAACCTGCGGCAGAGCGGGATCTACATCGCCTTCGTCGTGATCGTGGCGCTGTTCGCGTTCCTGACCGACGGCGTGCTGCTCAGCCCCGGCAACATCACGAACATCGTGCTGCAGTACTCCTACATCCTGGTGCTCGCGATCGGCATGGTGATCCTGATCATCGCCGGCCACATCGACCTGTCGGTGGGCTCGATCGTCGCGCTGACCGGTGGGGTGTCGGCCGTCCTGGTGATCCAGCACGGCCAGCCGTGGTGGGTGGGTGTGGTGGCGGCCGTGGCCGTCGGTACGGCGGTCGGCGCCTGGCACGGTTTCTGGGTGGCGTACGTCGGGATGCCCGCGTTCATCGTGACGCTGGCCGGCATGTTGCTGTTCCGCGGGCTGACCCTGCAGGTGCTGGACAACGTCTCGCTGTCCCCGTTCCCGGCCGAGTACCAGAAGGTCGCCAGCGGCTTCCTGAACGGTCTGCTCGGCGGTCATGGCTACGACGCCTTTACGCTGCTCGTCGCGGCGATCGCCGTCGCGGGGTACACGGTCGGTGTGTTCCGTACCCGGTTGGCGCGGATCCGGTACGAGCAGCCGGTGGAGTCGTTCCCGTTGTTCGTCACCCGGGTGCTGGCGGTCGCGGCGGTCGTCATGTACTTCGCCTGGCAGCTCGCTCATGCCCGTGGGCTGCCGATCGTGCTGATCGTGCTGGCGGTCCTGGTGATCATCTATGGACTGATGACGAAGAACACCGTGCTCGGCCGGCAGGTGTACGCGATCGGCGGCAATCTGTCCGCCGCGATGCTGTCCGGGGTCAAGGTCCGCAAGGTCAACTTCTGGATCTTCGTCAACATGGGCTTCCTGGCCGGCGTCGCCGGCGTCATCTACTCGTCGCGGTCCAACGGCGCCCAGCCCGCGGCCGGCAACATGTTCGAGCTGGACGCGATCGCGGCGGCGTTCATCGGCGGCGCGGCGGTCGCGGGCGGCGTCGGTACGGTCGTCGGGGCGATGGTCGGTGGCCTGATCATGGCCGTGATGAGCAACGGGATGCAGCTGATGGGGATCGATCAGTCGACCCAGTCCGTCGTCAAGGGCCTGGTGCTGCTGCTGGCCGTTGCCTTCGACATCTACAACAAGCGCCGTGCCGGTGCGGGTCGCTGA